From the Methanomassiliicoccales archaeon genome, one window contains:
- a CDS encoding nitrogenase iron protein NifH: MKQIAIYGKGGIGKSTISANIAAAFAEKGLNTWYIGCDPKADGSMTLLGGRKIGTFLERLRSSTDTTEPAYVLGFKGVKCIETGGPIAGVGCAGRGIIVAVQELYKRYFNDDIDVIIYDVPGDVVCGGFAAPLREKFANEVYIVTSGEYLSLYAANNIARGLENLKVNLGGLVCNSRDIKNEERIVDKFAEMIGSGMIGFIPRNPIVRECENRGMTVIEGFPNSTQANAYRRLAESILKNDTLVVPKPVDPEEIRVLLRENE, from the coding sequence ATGAAACAGATCGCGATTTACGGCAAAGGAGGCATCGGAAAGTCCACGATCTCCGCAAATATCGCCGCCGCTTTTGCCGAAAAGGGATTGAATACCTGGTATATTGGCTGCGATCCAAAAGCTGATGGTAGCATGACATTACTCGGTGGGCGCAAAATCGGGACATTTCTGGAAAGGTTGAGATCGTCGACAGATACGACTGAGCCTGCTTACGTTCTTGGATTTAAGGGCGTTAAATGCATTGAAACAGGCGGGCCCATTGCTGGCGTGGGCTGCGCAGGGCGGGGAATCATCGTAGCTGTGCAGGAACTCTACAAGCGGTATTTTAACGACGACATCGATGTTATCATATATGATGTCCCTGGCGATGTGGTGTGTGGAGGGTTCGCCGCGCCTCTGCGCGAGAAATTTGCGAATGAAGTCTATATCGTGACAAGTGGTGAGTATCTTTCGCTATATGCTGCGAACAATATCGCGAGAGGCCTCGAGAATCTGAAAGTTAATCTGGGAGGACTCGTATGCAATTCAAGAGACATCAAGAATGAAGAAAGAATCGTTGACAAATTCGCCGAGATGATAGGAAGCGGGATGATTGGTTTTATTCCACGCAATCCAATTGTGAGAGAGTGCGAGAACAGGGGGATGACAGTAATCGAAGGTTTTCCAAACAGCACTCAGGCCAATGCTTATCGTCGACTGGCAGAATCGATCCTGAAAAATGATACGCTAGTCGTACCAAAACCAGTTGACCCGGAAGAGATTCGCGTGCTGCTGAGGGAGAATGAATAA
- a CDS encoding cobyrinate a,c-diamide synthase yields MVLKRVIIAGAGSGVGKTTIATGIMALLSKKYKVQGFKVGPDYIDPSFHSVATGRPSRNLDSFLLDRKTILNVFGWTMRDADIAVIEGVRGLYDGLTSTGDTGSTAEIAKILGAPVILVVNARSLAKSAAAHVLGFKMLDQSIRIEGVILNQVSGERHRKKAIEAVEKLTHTPVIGAIERKKEQLPERHLGLVTMHEKEDPMKTIRFIAEMASEIDLDGLLEISEKAEPFEFPANCPFPTKEEKGVKIAVPFDRAFSFYYPENIESIEAAGGKVIKFKPAEGDAFPEADGYYIGGGYPEIYAEALSSNKDFMEGLRSAAEEGKLIYGECGGLITLCESITFGGKKWKMAGIFKCDSIVSLDRQGLAYVEAVGTRDNFMFPAKRVRGHEFHYSRISPIPTGPFAYSIERGVGIDGKNDGLIRQRVIGAYLHQHALSNKDWGLRFVEEAYASSRSMH; encoded by the coding sequence ATGGTTTTGAAGCGCGTTATTATCGCTGGCGCAGGAAGCGGCGTCGGCAAGACGACGATTGCAACGGGTATCATGGCGCTTCTTTCCAAAAAATACAAAGTTCAAGGATTCAAGGTTGGTCCAGATTACATCGATCCCTCCTTCCACTCTGTTGCCACGGGCAGACCCTCTCGGAATCTCGATTCTTTCCTCCTTGATCGCAAGACAATCCTTAATGTTTTTGGATGGACGATGAGGGATGCTGACATCGCTGTCATTGAAGGTGTGAGGGGTCTGTATGATGGACTCACATCTACAGGAGATACTGGTAGCACAGCTGAAATAGCTAAAATTCTTGGCGCACCAGTTATCCTCGTTGTCAATGCAAGGAGCCTTGCTAAGAGCGCAGCGGCACACGTGCTTGGCTTTAAAATGCTCGATCAATCCATAAGAATCGAAGGAGTGATTCTTAACCAAGTGAGCGGAGAACGACACAGAAAAAAGGCGATCGAAGCTGTCGAAAAGCTCACACATACCCCCGTCATCGGTGCTATCGAGAGGAAAAAGGAGCAGTTACCAGAGAGACACTTGGGACTCGTGACGATGCATGAAAAAGAAGATCCCATGAAAACCATCAGATTCATCGCGGAAATGGCATCAGAAATCGACCTAGATGGGCTTCTTGAAATTTCGGAAAAAGCCGAACCTTTCGAATTCCCAGCGAATTGCCCTTTCCCAACTAAAGAAGAGAAAGGCGTCAAGATTGCGGTACCATTTGACCGAGCTTTCTCCTTCTATTACCCAGAGAACATCGAGTCGATCGAGGCAGCAGGCGGCAAAGTGATCAAATTCAAACCTGCAGAAGGCGATGCGTTCCCAGAAGCTGATGGATACTACATTGGTGGTGGATATCCTGAGATCTATGCAGAGGCATTGAGTTCTAATAAAGATTTCATGGAAGGACTTAGGTCTGCGGCCGAAGAAGGAAAATTGATATATGGCGAATGTGGCGGCCTAATTACGCTTTGCGAATCTATTACCTTCGGAGGAAAAAAATGGAAAATGGCAGGTATCTTCAAATGTGATTCTATTGTTTCATTAGATAGGCAGGGACTAGCCTACGTAGAGGCTGTTGGAACAAGAGATAATTTTATGTTTCCTGCAAAGAGGGTTAGAGGACATGAATTTCACTATTCTCGCATTTCACCCATTCCCACCGGACCGTTCGCGTACTCGATCGAACGTGGCGTAGGAATTGATGGGAAAAATGATGGTTTGATCCGGCAGAGAGTCATCGGTGCATATTTGCATCAGCATGCGCTTTCTAATAAAGATTGGGGTTTAAGATTCGTTGAGGAGGCGTACGCATCATCTCGATCAATGCATTAA